A portion of the Zootoca vivipara chromosome 6, rZooViv1.1, whole genome shotgun sequence genome contains these proteins:
- the LOC118087701 gene encoding uncharacterized protein LOC118087701: MGKFPRLLLLTVLILPACASTCTTRWFDRDNPSGVGDFETLADLRREYPTDICPEPTGIEAQTVEGTPASSTGQIFHPFNPKEGFACVNKEQHKHSCLDYRVRFTCPSNFCSGCTTRWFDRDNPSGKGDYELLSNLRSEYPGGICGEPLAINVQTVDGRPAVKTGQRFSVYDTTRGFACVNTEQVPSQSCLDYVVQFTCPESFCSASTCTTRWFDRDNPSGVGDFETLADLRREYPTDICPEPTGIEAQTVEGTPASSTGQIFHPFNPKEGFACVNKEQHKHSCLDYRVRFTCPSNFCSGCTTQWFDRDDPSGRGDYELLSNLRSEYPGKICAEPLAINVQTVNGIPALKTGQKFSVYDTTQGFACVNDEQEPGQSCRDYRVQFTCPGSFCSG, from the exons ATGGGGAAGTTTCCGAGACTG CTTCTGCTGACTGTCCTGATTCTCCCAGCATGTG CTTCAACTTGCACGACTCGTTGGTTCGACCGGGACAACCCTTCAGGAGTGGGTGACTTTGAAACTCTCGCTGACCTGAGGAGGGAATATCCCACGGACATTTGCCCTGAACCCACTGGAATTGAAGCTCAGACCGTGGAGGGAACCCCAGCGTCCAGCACTGGGCAGATCTTTCATCC GTTTAACCCTAAAGAAGGATTTGCTTGTGTTAATAAAGAGCAGCACAAGCATTCCTGCTTGGATTACAGAGTCCGCTTCACCTGTCCCTCGAACTTCTGCTCAG GATGCACAACTCGCTGGTTTGATCGGGATAATCCGTCTGGAAAGGGAGACTATGAACTCCTTTCCAATTTGCGGAGTGAATATCCTGGTGGGATTTGTGGCGAGCCCCTTGCCATCAACGTACAGACTGTGGACGGGAGACCTGCAGTGAAAACGGGGCAAAGATTTTCAGT GTATGACACTACTAGAGGCTTTGCCTGTGTCAATACTGAGCAAGTACCTAGTCAGTCCTGCCTAGATTATGTGGTCCAATTCACTTGCCCAGAATCCTTCTGTTCCG CTTCAACTTGCACGACTCGTTGGTTCGACCGGGACAACCCTTCAGGAGTGGGTGACTTTGAAACTCTTGCTGACCTGAGGAGGGAATATCCCACGGACATTTGCCCTGAACCCACTGGAATTGAAGCTCAGACCGTGGAGGGAACCCCAGCGTCCAGCACTGGGCAGATCTTTCATCC GTTTAACCCTAAAGAAGGATTTGCTTGTGTTAATAAAGAGCAGCACAAGCATTCCTGCTTGGATTACAGAGTCCGCTTCACCTGTCCCTCGAACTTCTGCTCAG GATGCACGACCCAGTGGTTTGATCGGGACGATCCATCGGGAAGGGGAGACTATGAACTCCTTTCCAATTTGCGGAGCGAATACCCTGGCAAGATTTGCGCTGAGCCCCTTGCAATCAACGTACAGACTGTGAATGGGATTCCTGCCCTGAAGACGGGGCAAAAGTTTTCAGT GTATGACACCACTCAAGGCTTTGCCTGCGTCAATGATGAGCAAGAACCTGGTCAGTCCTGCCGTGATTACAGGGTCCAGTTCACATGCCCAGGATCCTTCTGTTCTG
- the LOC118086818 gene encoding kelch-like protein 3 yields MDSPWDRDDDIVGEEPKSLNQYIREGLNNLLQEQLLCDTTIVAKGERFPCHRMLLAAINPYFRAMFSSSFRESKDGEVLLQDMEPAIVQAVVNYYYTEEIELVPEMAQDLFVAASRLQILPLLESCSRYLLEHISPENCLSLYQLGYAHSDPDLFQEAKILVSLHFKRLSIEDKTFLNLNPSTLISIISMDSLVVSSELTVYRAVWRWVMAQSASRLSFLGQLLTYVRLPLLTQEELREVQSELMRYRDLRLRWKRFNRQERLQHSGGLRRGMYSTCIICVDLFNMEGPELKTKDFQVGCYDPQAGTWEKMPLLKCLYCARCVAVGDKLYVTGGVHTDDSYSDTMHEYSPLRGHWTQLPSMSVARASHGFLACNQQLFAMGGWCKYEDYLDTAECFDLARKYWFPITRMPFALSHFASAAFKNKLYLVGGVTDTVGSWYASRKVLIYEVALDTWNQVYLDKECYWSGAVAMNNGIYVIGGYFRSRTRHNERWSDTGNLRCTRKCFFLGEDGHLDRRVTIPRLPIELAGAGVVRWKHRIYVLGGENTYMYNNLEGENEEEYYNTVYYWELGATKWVQCQERLPFTSWGLSGFGCTTMKVPKKPILELFRKTSVALTAIEVVNP; encoded by the exons ATGGATTCACCTTGGGATAGAGACGATGATATCGTTGGAGAGGAACCCAAGTCTTTGAATCAGTACATACGAGAGG GGCTGAATAATCTTCTCCAAGAACAGCTCCTCTGCGACACAACCATTGTGGCCAAAGGCGAACGGTTCCCCTGTCAcag GATGCTCCTTGCTGCCATCAACCCCTACTTCCGAGCCATGTTCTCCAGCTCCTTCCGGGAGTCAAAGGATGGAGAGGTTCTGCTGCAAGACATGGAGCCCGCCATTGTCCAAGCTGTGGTGAACTATTACTACACGGAGGAGATTGAGCTCGTGCCGGAGATGGCCCAAGACCTGTTTGTAGCAGCCAGCAGGCTTCAAATCCTTCCACTGCTCGAGAGTTGCTCCAG ATACCTCTTGGAACACATCTCCCCAGAGAACTGCCTTTCACTCTACCAATTGGGCTACGCGCACAGCGACCCTGATCTCTTCCAAGAAGCCAAGATCCTGGTCAGCCTGCACTTCAAGCGCCTCTCCATTGAGGACAAGACCTTCCTCAACTTGAACCCCAGCACCCTCATTAGCATCATCTCCATGGACAGTCTGGTAGTCTCTTCCGAACTCACCGTCTACCGGGCCGTGTGGCGCTGGGTGATGGCCCAGAGCGCCAGCCGCCTGTCATTCCTGGGGCAGCTCCTGACGTACGTTCGCCTCCCGCTCTTGACCCAGGAGGAGCTGAGGGAGGTCCAGTCTGAGCTGATGCGCTACAGGGACCTCCGCCTGCGGTGGAAGCGCTTCAACCGCCAGGAGAGGCTGCAGCACAGCGGAGGCCTGCGAAGAGGGATGTACTCCACCTGCATCATCTGCGTGGACCTCTTCAACATGGAAGGCCCAGAACTGAAGACCAAGGACTTCCAGGTCGGCTGCTACGACCCCCAGGCTGGAACATGGGAAAAGATGCCCCTGTTGAAATGCCTGTATTGCGCCCGCTGTGTGGCCGTCGGGGATAAACTGTACGTCACTGGAGGGGTCCACACGGATGACTCTTATTCAGACACGATGCACGAGTACAGCCCGTTGAGGGGTCACTGGACTCAGCTCCCTTCCATGTCCGTGGCCAGGGCCTCCCATGGCTTCCTCGCCTGCAACCAGCAGCTGTTCGCTATGGGTGGCTGGTGCAAGTACGAGGACTACCTCGACACAGCCGAGTGCTTTGACTTGGCGAGAAAGTACTGGTTTCCGATTACCAGGATGCCCTTTGCGCTCAGCCACTTTGCCTCGGCGGCGTTCAAGAACAAGCTCTACCTGGTCGGCGGCGTCACAGACACCGTCGGCTCATGGTACGCTTCCCGGAAGGTCCTGATCTACGAAGTGGCCTTGGACACATGGAATCAAGTGTACTTGGACAAAGAGTGCTACTGGTCTGGCGCCGTGGCCATGAACAATGGGATCTATGTGATCGGGGGCTACTTCCGGAGCCGGACGAGGCACAACGAGCGCTGGTCAGACACAGGGAACCTGCGCTGCACCCGGAAGTGCTTCTTTCTGGGGGAAGACGGCCACTTGGACAGGAGAGTCACTATCCCCAGGCTGCCCATAGAATTGGCGGGGGCCGGTGTGGTACGCTGGAAGCACCGCATTTACGTGCTGGGTGGGGAGAACACCTACATGTATAACAACCTGGAGGGAGAGAATGAAGAGGAATATTATAACACTGTTTACTACTGGGAACTCGGGGCCACGAAGTGGGTCCAGTGCCAGGAGAGGCTGCCATTCACCAGCTGGGGACTCAGCGGCTTTGGCTGCACCACCATGAAGGTCCCCAAAAAGCCCATCCTAGAGCTTTTCCGGAAGACGTCGGTTGCACTGACAGCCATAGAGGTGGTGAACCCTTAG